Proteins from a single region of Mycoplasma leachii PG50:
- a CDS encoding amino acid permease translates to MKWFKRIANYSSAIKWATSLVLILAGIVMAFMNGSTNYQMWNNDFNQSIKTLSFSAFSKAFVSCFFFFSGFESFATAGKNIKNPEKNLSKGIMIIMFISSIFYIVIMMIFFAAVNPKQGFSQNMTTGLWNMQPIIQIKWLSVLGIIIMFISQIALRANTSVQNALYGGTMLQPMAVEGYISEKYNKLNKDNIPVKASLLNTYVILLITFLWLIIPDIIYGFQKPKTELIFNVAQLTEASSAIIISLYIISVLALLKVAIQKYIKLHIWEWISFSLVLILLIVLFFYHYYELFNIIAKYVKNDINIKLKDLIGAVVELLFIIVSLAFAIIWYFAYYNKKLKQRLSTSEGKKLQKELDKEFILINTNKAFKTKIK, encoded by the coding sequence ATGAAATGATTTAAAAGAATAGCAAATTATTCATCAGCTATTAAATGAGCCACTTCACTTGTTTTAATTTTAGCTGGTATTGTTATGGCTTTTATGAATGGTTCAACTAATTATCAAATGTGAAATAATGATTTTAATCAATCAATTAAAACATTAAGTTTTAGTGCTTTTTCTAAGGCATTTGTTTCTTGTTTTTTCTTTTTTTCTGGATTTGAATCATTTGCAACAGCTGGTAAAAATATTAAAAATCCAGAAAAGAACTTATCAAAAGGAATTATGATTATTATGTTTATTTCATCAATATTTTACATAGTGATTATGATGATCTTTTTTGCAGCAGTAAACCCAAAACAAGGGTTTAGTCAAAATATGACAACTGGATTGTGAAATATGCAACCAATAATACAAATAAAATGGTTATCTGTTTTAGGTATTATTATAATGTTTATTTCACAAATTGCTTTAAGAGCAAATACTTCTGTACAAAATGCTTTATATGGTGGAACAATGCTTCAGCCTATGGCTGTTGAAGGATATATTTCTGAAAAATATAATAAATTAAATAAAGACAATATTCCTGTTAAAGCTTCTTTATTAAATACTTATGTAATACTTTTAATAACATTTTTATGATTAATTATTCCAGATATTATTTATGGTTTTCAAAAACCCAAAACTGAATTAATTTTTAATGTAGCTCAATTAACAGAAGCATCAAGTGCTATTATAATTTCTTTATACATTATAAGTGTTTTAGCATTATTAAAAGTTGCTATTCAAAAATACATTAAGTTACATATTTGAGAATGAATTAGTTTTAGTTTAGTATTAATTTTATTAATTGTGTTATTTTTTTATCATTATTATGAATTATTTAATATAATTGCTAAATATGTTAAAAATGATATAAACATAAAATTAAAGGATTTAATAGGGGCTGTTGTTGAACTATTATTCATTATCGTTTCACTAGCATTTGCAATAATTTGATACTTTGCATATTATAATAAAAAACTAAAACAAAGATTATCAACTAGTGAAGGCAAAAAACTACAAAAAGAGCTTGATAAAGAATTTATTTTAATTAATACAAATAAAGCATTTAAAACAAAAATTAAATAA
- a CDS encoding amino acid permease, which yields MSLKEFVWMGFNYTVGVGFIGNLAIFSNIKIQNQINQNSTGLHIFWIFALLGLVASICALAFAKLSTIHKSDNNGGTYLYARTTFGRFIGLIVAFIQYIMLPFIIAYQIWGLLKTFLITDLSRIKLGIW from the coding sequence ATGTCTCTAAAAGAGTTTGTCTGAATGGGGTTTAATTATACAGTTGGTGTTGGTTTTATAGGTAATTTAGCAATTTTTTCTAATATTAAAATTCAAAATCAAATAAATCAAAATTCAACAGGATTACATATTTTTTGAATTTTTGCACTATTAGGATTAGTTGCTTCAATTTGTGCATTAGCATTTGCAAAACTTTCTACTATTCACAAATCAGATAATAACGGTGGAACTTATTTGTATGCTAGAACAACTTTTGGTAGATTTATTGGATTAATAGTAGCATTTATTCAATATATAATGTTGCCATTTATTATTGCTTATCAAATTTGAGGTCTTTTAAAAACCTTTTTAATAACAGATTTATCCAGGATTAAGTTGGGGATTTGATAA